In a genomic window of Methanogenium sp. S4BF:
- the flaJ gene encoding archaellar assembly protein FlaJ: MFESFTNSVREKSGGKLPFADTGVKIKAYFNQIAENKRMGSDLLFMVTYMASIITADISRPEIFAFTATRKEYATSKYIAKVETFVKRWNYNYAKALEMVSDRTKNPMLSSMLSRYGNSISSGVPDDEFLLLELSTVRSVYRNYFEQGIEMLKKWGDAYIALMLSATIVSVIIMVSIAIYAPDDLDTTLNTSYLLIIGIGIFGIGTMYRAIPGDQKCHEIPGQGSYEQKMIRRMERFILPTILIAALILMVGGFNTGLIFLIIGILLAPLGIFAVIDDTNIIGRDADFSVFIRSIGTIMGGKGLTVTYALAEIDIKTMKVLSEFIQSIYSKMNLGLDENLVWERFIDESGSNLISKYLNIFRDSIKLGGKPSEVARVVSSSMLEQTLLREKREMLATGFIVLLIPMHVAMVAIFIFLYQILLSMSHAVTAVMASFSEASAAMSDSTTSVGGSMSGMVNIFVNFPEEKMGTYVAIVVLIITICNMMAGKIVKGGANYLYYAFGSILFTLTGIIFIVTPFIVDMLFQIPAMGGLP, from the coding sequence ATGTTTGAATCGTTTACCAATAGTGTCCGCGAAAAATCAGGAGGCAAGTTACCCTTTGCAGATACGGGAGTAAAAATAAAAGCATATTTTAACCAGATCGCAGAAAATAAGCGAATGGGGTCAGACCTCCTTTTCATGGTCACCTATATGGCCTCGATTATCACTGCTGATATATCACGCCCGGAAATCTTCGCATTCACCGCAACGAGAAAGGAGTATGCCACTTCAAAGTATATCGCGAAGGTTGAAACATTCGTCAAGCGGTGGAATTATAATTATGCAAAGGCGCTGGAGATGGTATCTGACCGGACAAAAAACCCCATGCTCTCCAGCATGTTGTCCCGGTATGGAAACTCAATAAGCTCCGGTGTTCCGGATGATGAATTCCTTCTGCTTGAATTATCCACCGTACGGAGTGTGTACCGGAACTATTTCGAACAGGGTATCGAGATGCTCAAGAAATGGGGAGATGCATACATCGCCCTGATGCTTTCAGCGACCATTGTCAGTGTCATTATTATGGTGTCGATTGCCATTTATGCACCTGATGATTTAGACACTACCCTGAATACATCGTATCTGCTGATCATCGGAATTGGCATATTTGGTATCGGTACCATGTACCGTGCAATCCCCGGTGATCAGAAATGCCATGAAATTCCCGGTCAGGGGAGTTATGAGCAGAAGATGATTCGCAGAATGGAACGGTTTATTCTGCCCACAATTCTGATTGCCGCTCTTATTCTCATGGTGGGAGGGTTTAACACAGGCCTGATTTTCCTTATCATTGGGATTCTCCTTGCACCCCTGGGAATATTTGCGGTTATTGATGATACCAACATCATTGGACGGGATGCAGACTTTTCCGTTTTTATCCGGAGTATTGGTACAATTATGGGCGGCAAAGGCCTCACCGTAACCTATGCCCTTGCCGAGATTGATATCAAAACCATGAAAGTCCTTTCTGAATTCATCCAGTCAATCTATTCAAAGATGAATCTTGGTCTGGACGAGAATCTGGTCTGGGAGCGGTTTATCGATGAATCCGGCAGTAATCTCATCTCCAAGTATCTGAATATTTTCCGGGACTCCATTAAACTTGGGGGAAAACCGTCAGAGGTTGCACGGGTAGTCAGTTCATCAATGCTTGAACAGACACTGTTGCGCGAAAAAAGGGAGATGCTTGCGACAGGATTTATTGTACTACTCATTCCCATGCATGTGGCAATGGTTGCAATTTTTATCTTCCTCTATCAGATATTACTCTCTATGTCACATGCCGTTACCGCGGTGATGGCTTCATTTAGTGAAGCCAGTGCAGCAATGAGCGATTCGACAACATCCGTCGGAGGGTCAATGTCAGGCATGGTGAATATCTTTGTTAATTTTCCGGAAGAAAAAATGGGAACGTATGTAGCTATTGTCGTTCTTATAATCACTATCTGTAATATGATGGCTGGAAAAATAGTCAAAGGCGGCGCAAATTATCTGTATTATGCATTTGGAAGTATATTGTTCACCCTCACCGGAATAATATTTATTGTGACGCCATTTATCGTAGATATGCTATTCCAGATTCCTGCTATGGGAGGTTTACCATGA
- a CDS encoding type II/IV secretion system ATPase subunit: MGTLSASINLPFTPEDADESLSYDAKSVEASALFRMLPANAKEYVKQAPHLLEYLQIFPVNTFGIPLFFSELTRDVKGMESPNLIYPVSDMTFIHIFPDENDVRNFYIPIEPSFLHSVTEMMAHVEKKLVDFIDSFEEDPITDEQRIEVLRRVLREITHIVGPDEDVKTLTAGDTAEKGLKEKIIAFLNTDFTEKNESKKAKLPEVPTTPEGKLILTRMEFNSIEYLLIRDKIRMGILEPFLNDSYIEDITCDGVGPIFIEHKIFKGLKSAVEFRQSNEIDDFVIRMAERIKRPLTYRDPIVDATLPDGSRINIVYGTEISKHGSNFTIRKFSEEPASILQLIEWKTTDYMVASYLWICLEYGMSLFVSGETASGKTTSLNAITTFLGPENKIVTIEDTPELTVPHKNWTREVSKGKGSGEGEGGSVTMFDLLRAALRQRPNQILVGEIRGSEGAVAFGAMQTGHPVMSTFHAASVEKLIQRLCSDPINIPIAHVDNLNIVIIQSAVRRPNGDMVRRMLSVNELVGYDPETGGFSFVAMFVWNPVTDTFDFPGNGSSFLLENKIATLLGLPEDRRAEIYQEVEKRARILERLHKAGYTGFWDLYHMITKIKKQGLLKIEI, translated from the coding sequence ATGGGAACATTAAGCGCTTCAATCAATCTTCCGTTCACGCCTGAAGATGCTGATGAATCATTATCCTATGATGCAAAATCGGTTGAAGCCAGTGCATTATTCCGGATGCTTCCGGCGAACGCAAAGGAGTATGTAAAGCAGGCACCCCATCTTCTTGAATATCTCCAGATATTTCCCGTGAATACCTTTGGGATCCCGCTGTTTTTCTCTGAACTTACACGTGATGTCAAGGGGATGGAAAGCCCGAATCTCATCTATCCGGTAAGTGATATGACATTTATTCACATCTTTCCGGATGAAAATGATGTCAGAAATTTCTATATTCCCATTGAGCCGTCATTCCTTCACAGTGTCACCGAAATGATGGCTCATGTGGAGAAGAAACTTGTCGACTTTATTGACAGTTTTGAAGAGGACCCAATCACCGATGAGCAGCGGATTGAAGTGCTGCGCCGGGTGCTGCGGGAAATTACTCATATTGTCGGGCCTGATGAAGATGTAAAGACTCTCACAGCCGGAGATACCGCAGAAAAAGGACTGAAAGAAAAGATCATCGCATTTCTGAATACTGATTTTACGGAGAAAAATGAGTCAAAAAAAGCGAAACTGCCTGAAGTGCCCACAACGCCGGAGGGAAAGCTGATCCTGACCCGGATGGAATTTAATTCCATTGAATATCTGCTTATCCGGGACAAAATCCGTATGGGAATTCTGGAGCCGTTCCTGAATGATTCATATATCGAAGATATCACCTGTGATGGAGTAGGGCCAATATTTATCGAGCATAAAATATTTAAAGGCCTTAAATCTGCCGTCGAATTCAGACAATCAAATGAAATTGATGATTTTGTAATTCGTATGGCAGAACGCATCAAACGGCCGCTTACCTATCGTGATCCAATCGTTGATGCGACCCTCCCGGATGGGTCCCGTATAAATATCGTATATGGTACTGAAATCAGTAAACACGGGTCTAACTTTACCATCCGTAAATTCAGTGAAGAACCGGCAAGCATTCTTCAGCTGATTGAATGGAAGACGACAGACTATATGGTTGCTTCCTATCTCTGGATCTGTCTGGAATACGGGATGTCGCTCTTTGTCAGCGGCGAAACAGCATCCGGAAAGACAACGAGTCTCAATGCTATCACCACCTTCCTCGGGCCGGAAAATAAGATTGTAACCATTGAAGATACTCCCGAACTGACTGTTCCCCATAAAAACTGGACCCGTGAGGTATCCAAAGGAAAAGGGAGCGGTGAAGGAGAGGGCGGATCGGTTACCATGTTTGATCTCCTGCGTGCAGCGCTGCGACAGAGGCCAAACCAGATTCTTGTGGGTGAAATACGAGGTTCCGAGGGTGCAGTTGCATTTGGTGCGATGCAGACAGGCCACCCGGTCATGAGCACATTCCACGCCGCTTCTGTTGAAAAACTGATTCAGCGTCTCTGCAGTGACCCCATTAATATCCCTATCGCCCATGTCGACAACCTGAATATCGTGATTATTCAGAGTGCAGTACGCAGGCCAAACGGTGACATGGTGCGCAGAATGCTCTCTGTCAATGAACTGGTAGGATATGACCCTGAAACAGGTGGTTTTTCATTTGTGGCGATGTTTGTCTGGAACCCGGTTACCGATACGTTTGATTTTCCGGGGAACGGAAGCAGTTTCCTTCTGGAAAATAAGATTGCCACCCTTCTCGGACTCCCCGAAGACCGGAGAGCCGAAATCTACCAGGAAGTTGAAAAAAGGGCTCGGATATTAGAACGGCTTCATAAAGCAGGATATACAGGATTCTGGGACCTGTATCATATGATCACGAAGATCAAGAAACAGGGCCTGCTGAAAATTGAGATCTGA